Part of the Anaeromyxobacter diazotrophicus genome, AGGGCTTCGAGATGTAGTCGAAGGCCCCGCGGCGGATGGCCTCCACCGCGCCGTCGATGTTGCCGAAGGCGGTGACGAGGAGCACCGGCGTGTCGGGCGCGCGCTCGCGCAGGGCGTCGGTGAGCTGGAGCCCGTCCACCTCGCCCATGCGGATGTCCGAGACCACCAGGTCCGGCGGGCCGTCGGCGCCGAGGCGGGCCAGCGCCTCGTGGCCGTCGGCGAGGGCGGTCACCCGGTGGCCTTCCCCGGAGAGGATGCGGGTCAGGAGCTCGCGGCTCGAGGTGTCGTCGTCGACGACGAAGACGTGCGCAGGTCCCATGCGATCGCTCATCGGCCTCTCCCCGGCGCGGCCGCGGCCGGCGTGAGGGTGGGGGCGCGGTCCGCCTTCCAGGCCGGCACCGGCACGTACAGCGTGAACGCCGCGCCCTGACCGGGCGCGCTCTCCACCTCGATGCGCCCCTTGAGCGCCGCCGCGATCTCGCGGCAGATGGCGAGGCCGAGGCCGGTGCCCTTGCCCTTGGGCTTGGTGGACCAGAACGGCTCGAAGATGTGCTTGCGGTCCTCGGCGCCGATGCCCGGGCCGGTGTCCTGCACGGTGAGCGCGACCTGCTCGCCCGCCCGCCTGGCCCGGACGGTCAGCCGGCCGCCGTGGGCCATCGCGTCCACCGCGTTGGCGATGAAGTTCGTGAGCACGTGCCGCACCAGCGAGGGGTCGAGCGCGACGGTGCCCATCTCGGCCGGCACGTCGCGCTGCACCTCCAGCCGGCCGCGCGCCTCGGCGGAGACGGTGAGCGAGAGCGCCTCGTCGAAGAGGGCGACGAGCTCGACCGGCTCGGGGGCGGGGGTGAGGGCGCGCGCCGAGTCGAGGAAGCGGCGGATGATGGAGGTCATCCGCCGCACCTCGCCCTCGATGACGAGGAGCTGCTCGCGCATGTCGGGCGGGCAGGCGGGCGCGCGCGCCAGGAGCTGGACGTGGCCGCTGATGGCGTTGAGCGGGTTGCCGAGCTCGTGGGCGATGGTGCCCGAGAGCTGCCCCAGCGCCGCCAGCTGCTCCTTGGCGGTGAGGTCGCGCCGCGCCTCGACGAGCAGGTCGTTCAGCTCGGCCAGCGCGCGGTTCTTCCGCGCCAGGTCGGCGGTGGCGTCGTCCACCTTCTCCTGGAGCTCCCGGCTGAAGCCGCGGACGCGCACCAGCATCGCGTCGAGGCCGCGCGCCACCGTGCCGATCTCGTCGTGCCGCTCGGCGCCGGGGATGGCGGGCGGCACGCCGGCGCCCGACTCCACCTGCGCCATCGCGGCGGCGAGCCGCGAGAGCGGGCGCGCCAGCATCCGGCTCAGGATGAGCGTGAAGGCGACCACCAGCACCAGCGCGCTGCCGAAGGTGACCCAGAGGAAGACGGTCCGCTCGCGGCCGGCGATGTGCTCCGCGTCCGCCACCAGCGCCTCGATCCGCACGCTGGCGATGGGACGGCCGAAGGGGTCGTTCACCGGCTGATCCACCTGCGCCACCCGGCCGTCCTCGGTCTCGAGCAGCCGCGCCTGCGGCTGGGCCGAGAAGACGACGTCGCGCTGGTCGAAGGTGGTCTCCGGGCCGTTCTTGCCGAAGGTGATGCGGACCACGTCGTCCTTGCCCGGCCGCCGGATGGCGAGCTCGGCCAGCCGGAGGCCGCGGTGGCGCGCCAGCGCGGCGGCGAGGCGGGCGGCGATGCGGGTGCGATCGGTCTCGCGCAGCTCGCGCCCGAGGTCGATCTCGGAGACCACCGACCGCGCCACCTCCACCGTGCGCTCGCGGATGCCCTCCTCCACCGCCCGCGCCGCGATCGACTCGCCCA contains:
- a CDS encoding sensor histidine kinase, with translation MSLRLQITALFGAILVVTLAVAAYLGESIAARAVEEGIRERTVEVARSVVSEIDLGRELRETDRTRIAARLAAALARHRGLRLAELAIRRPGKDDVVRITFGKNGPETTFDQRDVVFSAQPQARLLETEDGRVAQVDQPVNDPFGRPIASVRIEALVADAEHIAGRERTVFLWVTFGSALVLVVAFTLILSRMLARPLSRLAAAMAQVESGAGVPPAIPGAERHDEIGTVARGLDAMLVRVRGFSRELQEKVDDATADLARKNRALAELNDLLVEARRDLTAKEQLAALGQLSGTIAHELGNPLNAISGHVQLLARAPACPPDMREQLLVIEGEVRRMTSIIRRFLDSARALTPAPEPVELVALFDEALSLTVSAEARGRLEVQRDVPAEMGTVALDPSLVRHVLTNFIANAVDAMAHGGRLTVRARRAGEQVALTVQDTGPGIGAEDRKHIFEPFWSTKPKGKGTGLGLAICREIAAALKGRIEVESAPGQGAAFTLYVPVPAWKADRAPTLTPAAAAPGRGR